One window from the genome of Pseudomonas fluorescens encodes:
- a CDS encoding Dyp-type peroxidase: MSYYQPGILATPVPPQARHLFFALESVEALPAALDKLLLLLDGRAVIGFGESLVHALGAQVAGLRAFPALAGVGVDNPSTQHALWCWLHGEDRGELMHRSRAIEAALAPALRLVQMNETFRHMTGHDLTGYEDGTENPHDEAAIAAALAQGADGVRGGSFAAIQQWQHDLDGFAAMQPHERDNIMGRRLSDNEEIDDAPESAHVKRTAQESFAPEAFVVRRSMPWIEGDRAGLMFLAFGFSLDAFEAQLRRMSGLEDGITDGLYRMSRPITGGYYWCPPLLDGRLDLRALAR, translated from the coding sequence ATGAGTTACTACCAGCCCGGCATTCTCGCCACCCCTGTTCCGCCTCAGGCCCGTCATTTGTTTTTTGCCCTGGAATCGGTCGAGGCATTGCCGGCTGCGCTAGACAAACTCCTGTTGTTGCTCGATGGCCGGGCCGTGATCGGCTTTGGCGAATCGCTGGTCCACGCGCTGGGCGCCCAGGTCGCTGGCCTGCGGGCTTTTCCGGCGTTGGCCGGCGTAGGTGTGGACAACCCCTCGACCCAACATGCCCTGTGGTGCTGGCTGCACGGTGAAGACCGCGGCGAGCTGATGCACCGCAGCCGCGCCATCGAAGCGGCACTGGCCCCGGCGCTGCGCCTGGTGCAGATGAACGAGACTTTCCGCCACATGACCGGCCATGACCTGACCGGTTATGAAGATGGCACCGAGAACCCCCACGACGAAGCGGCCATCGCCGCCGCCCTGGCCCAGGGCGCCGACGGGGTGCGCGGTGGCAGTTTCGCCGCGATCCAGCAGTGGCAACACGACCTGGACGGTTTCGCGGCGATGCAGCCCCATGAGCGCGACAACATCATGGGCCGGCGCCTGAGCGACAACGAAGAAATCGACGACGCGCCGGAATCGGCCCACGTCAAGCGCACCGCCCAGGAAAGCTTTGCCCCGGAGGCATTCGTGGTCCGTCGGTCCATGCCCTGGATCGAAGGCGACCGTGCAGGGCTGATGTTCCTGGCGTTCGGTTTCTCCCTCGATGCCTTCGAGGCCCAATTGCGGCGCATGAGCGGCCTGGAAGACGGCATCACCGACGGCCTGTACCGCATGAGTCGACCGATCACCGGCGGCTACTACTGGTGCCCGCCATTGTTGGACGGACGCCTGGATCTGCGCGCCTTGGCCCGGTAA
- the mapR gene encoding GntR family transcriptional regulator MpaR (MapR regulates genes involved in Pseudomonas quinolone signal (PQS) production and anthranilate metabolism), producing MKRYEKFADDIAELIRSGMLGPGQRVPSVRYASQTYGVSPSTVFQAYYLLERRGLIRARPRSGYFVNTHAPSPFSEPAISTQVHESTEVDVSELVFSVLDSIKDPATVPFGSAFPSPLLFPLQRLSRSLSSATRDMDPRVVVTDMSPGNPHLRRQIALRYMVGGLMLPMEELLVTNGALEALNLCLQAVTEPGDLVAIEAPAFYACLQVLERLKLKAVEIPVHPREGIDLEVLAQTLERHPIKACWCMTSFQNPMGATMPEERKQALVELLRRHQVPLIEDDVYAELYYGQQAPKPAKAFDTEGLVMHCGSFAKSLAPGYRIGWVAAGRYAQKIERLKLMTSLCASMPAQAAIADYLQHGGYDRHLRKLRYALEEQQSAMLSAIARYFPAQTRVSQPAGGYFLWLELPEQMDSLKLFQMALAQGISIAPGPIFSATRRFRNCIRLNYGSPWTDVSEKAMETLGRIIRSLITSQDN from the coding sequence ATGAAACGCTATGAAAAATTCGCCGACGACATCGCTGAACTGATCCGCTCCGGCATGCTGGGGCCCGGCCAGCGCGTGCCCTCGGTGCGTTATGCCAGCCAGACCTACGGCGTCAGCCCGTCCACCGTGTTCCAGGCCTATTACCTGCTGGAGCGACGCGGCCTGATCCGCGCCCGGCCGCGCTCGGGCTATTTCGTCAACACCCATGCGCCGAGCCCGTTTTCCGAACCGGCCATCAGCACCCAGGTGCACGAGTCCACCGAAGTGGACGTCAGCGAACTGGTGTTTTCGGTGCTGGACTCGATCAAGGACCCGGCCACCGTACCGTTCGGCTCGGCGTTCCCCAGCCCGCTGCTGTTTCCGTTGCAGCGCTTGTCGCGCTCGCTGTCCAGCGCCACACGGGACATGGACCCTCGGGTCGTCGTCACCGACATGTCGCCGGGCAACCCGCACCTGCGCCGGCAAATTGCCCTGCGCTACATGGTGGGCGGGTTGATGCTGCCCATGGAGGAACTGCTGGTCACCAACGGCGCCCTCGAAGCCTTGAACCTGTGCCTGCAAGCCGTGACCGAGCCCGGCGACCTGGTGGCGATCGAGGCACCGGCGTTCTACGCCTGCCTGCAAGTGCTGGAACGACTCAAGCTCAAGGCCGTGGAAATCCCCGTCCACCCCCGCGAAGGTATCGACCTGGAGGTATTGGCGCAGACCCTGGAGCGCCATCCGATCAAGGCCTGCTGGTGCATGACCAGTTTCCAGAACCCCATGGGGGCGACCATGCCCGAGGAAAGGAAGCAGGCACTGGTGGAGTTGTTGCGCCGCCACCAGGTGCCGTTGATCGAAGACGACGTGTACGCCGAGCTCTATTACGGCCAACAGGCCCCCAAGCCCGCCAAGGCGTTCGACACCGAAGGATTGGTGATGCATTGCGGTTCGTTCGCCAAGAGCCTGGCGCCGGGCTATCGCATCGGCTGGGTCGCCGCCGGGCGCTATGCGCAGAAGATCGAACGGCTCAAGCTCATGACCTCGCTATGCGCCTCGATGCCGGCCCAGGCCGCCATTGCCGACTACCTGCAACACGGCGGCTACGACCGCCACCTGCGCAAACTGCGCTACGCCCTGGAAGAACAGCAAAGCGCGATGCTGAGCGCCATCGCCCGTTACTTCCCGGCCCAGACCCGGGTCAGTCAGCCAGCGGGCGGTTACTTCCTGTGGCTGGAGCTGCCGGAGCAGATGGACTCGCTGAAACTGTTCCAGATGGCCCTGGCCCAGGGCATCAGCATCGCGCCAGGACCGATCTTCTCAGCGACCCGTCGCTTTCGAAATTGCATCCGCTTGAACTATGGCAGCCCGTGGACGGATGTATCGGAAAAGGCCATGGAGACGCTGGGACGGATCATTCGCTCACTGATAACCAGCCAAGACAATTGA
- a CDS encoding sulfite exporter TauE/SafE family protein, which produces MDFGNVGLVVAGLVVGFIVGMTGVGGGSLMTPILLWFGINPATAVGTDLLYAAITKSGGVLVHAKNRNIDWAITGWLTLGSVPAVGLTLWFLSSLHSSPDAMNAVIKQALGFVLFATALAILFKKRLLQFAHDRAGGHYNPSGARLNVLTVITGLVLGTMVALTSIGAGALGTVALFILYPFLVTKRLVGTEIAHAVPLTLVAGLGHASMGNMDWHILGFLLIGSLPGIYLGSHLSGRISDELLRPCLAVMLAMIGFKLAF; this is translated from the coding sequence ATGGATTTCGGTAATGTCGGTTTAGTCGTTGCGGGCCTGGTGGTCGGCTTCATCGTTGGAATGACCGGCGTCGGCGGTGGTTCGCTGATGACCCCGATCCTGTTGTGGTTTGGTATCAACCCGGCGACGGCGGTGGGTACGGACCTGCTGTATGCGGCCATTACCAAGTCTGGCGGCGTATTGGTTCATGCCAAGAACCGCAACATCGACTGGGCCATCACCGGCTGGTTGACGTTGGGCAGCGTGCCGGCGGTCGGCTTGACCTTGTGGTTCCTCAGCAGCTTGCACAGCTCGCCCGACGCCATGAACGCGGTGATCAAGCAAGCCTTGGGCTTCGTGTTGTTCGCCACCGCCCTGGCAATCCTGTTCAAGAAGCGTTTGCTGCAATTCGCCCACGACCGTGCCGGGGGGCACTACAACCCCTCTGGTGCGCGTCTCAATGTGCTGACGGTCATCACCGGTCTCGTACTGGGGACGATGGTCGCGTTGACGTCCATTGGCGCCGGCGCCCTGGGCACTGTCGCGCTGTTCATCCTCTACCCGTTCCTGGTCACCAAGCGCCTGGTGGGCACCGAGATCGCCCACGCCGTGCCGCTGACCCTCGTCGCTGGCCTGGGCCATGCGAGCATGGGCAACATGGACTGGCACATCCTGGGTTTCCTGCTGATCGGTTCGTTGCCGGGGATCTACCTGGGCAGTCATTTGTCGGGCCGTATCTCCGACGAGCTGCTGCGCCCCTGCCTGGCGGTGATGCTGGCGATGATCGGGTTCAAGCTGGCGTTCTAG
- a CDS encoding aldose epimerase family protein — protein MLESRQLLTALGVSLMIATSASQAAGLTNERAAFGKTDDGTAVEKFVLRNSHGMEATVITYGGILQSLSVPDKNGKVADIVLGFDDVQGYQKNGSVYFGATIGRFGNRLADGAFELDGKRYQVPQNDHGNSLHGGPQGFDKRVWKAQPHNAKDSVGVTLTYLSPDGEMGFPGALKTDVTYSLNEQNELRIEYQATTDKPTVLNLTNHSYFNLAGAGNGDILEQVATLHAAHYTPVTGKLIPTGELAPVAGTPMDFTQPTAIGTHIKADHPQLKFAEPKQGGFDFNWALDAKGDVKKLAAEVYDTESGRRLQLYTTEPGVQFYTSNFLDGTVKGKQGKVYPHWGAFTLETQHYPDSPNQPNFPSTRLDPGQTYTQTMVLKFSAK, from the coding sequence ATGCTTGAATCCAGACAACTGCTCACGGCCCTCGGAGTGTCTCTGATGATCGCCACCTCGGCTTCCCAGGCTGCCGGCCTGACCAATGAACGCGCTGCGTTCGGCAAGACCGACGACGGCACGGCGGTGGAGAAATTCGTACTGCGCAACAGTCATGGCATGGAGGCCACGGTCATCACCTATGGCGGCATCCTCCAGTCATTGAGCGTGCCGGACAAAAACGGCAAGGTCGCCGACATCGTGCTCGGTTTCGACGATGTGCAGGGTTACCAGAAGAATGGCAGCGTGTATTTCGGCGCGACCATCGGCCGTTTCGGCAATCGCCTGGCCGACGGTGCCTTCGAGCTGGACGGCAAGCGTTACCAAGTGCCGCAGAACGACCATGGCAACTCCTTGCACGGCGGGCCGCAAGGGTTCGACAAACGTGTCTGGAAGGCCCAGCCCCACAATGCCAAGGACTCGGTGGGCGTCACCCTGACCTACCTGTCACCCGACGGTGAGATGGGCTTTCCCGGTGCACTGAAAACCGACGTCACCTACAGCCTCAACGAACAGAACGAGTTGCGCATCGAGTACCAGGCCACCACCGACAAACCCACGGTGCTGAACCTGACCAACCACAGCTATTTCAACCTGGCCGGCGCAGGCAACGGCGACATACTCGAGCAGGTCGCAACCCTGCACGCGGCCCACTACACACCGGTCACCGGCAAACTCATTCCCACCGGCGAACTGGCCCCGGTGGCCGGCACACCGATGGATTTCACCCAACCCACCGCCATTGGCACCCATATCAAGGCTGATCACCCACAACTCAAATTCGCCGAACCGAAACAGGGCGGCTTCGACTTCAACTGGGCACTGGACGCCAAGGGCGATGTGAAAAAACTGGCCGCCGAGGTGTATGACACGGAGTCCGGACGACGCCTGCAGCTGTACACCACCGAGCCTGGCGTGCAGTTCTACACCAGCAACTTCCTCGATGGCACCGTCAAGGGCAAGCAAGGCAAGGTCTATCCGCATTGGGGCGCGTTCACCCTGGAAACCCAGCACTACCCCGACTCGCCAAACCAGCCGAACTTCCCTTCGACGCGGCTTGATCCGGGCCAGACCTACACCCAGACCATGGTGTTGAAGTTCTCCGCGAAGTAA
- a CDS encoding aldo/keto reductase, translated as MRTLELAGVSVPVIGQGTWRMGEEPSHHKKEVAALRLGIELGMTLIDTAEMYAEGGAETVVGEAITGLRDQVFLVSKVYPHNASRKGIPLACERSLRRLDTDYIDLYLLHWRGQYPLAETVEAFERLREEGKIGRWGVSNLDVDDLEELASPACATNQVLYNLQERGIEFDLLPWCQQRRMPIMAYCPVGQGGHLLKDHTLAQIAERHRATPAQIALAWLLRQDNVIAIPKAVKPEHVRLNAEAANLRLEPQDLAALDLIFPQPQGKQRLAMV; from the coding sequence ATGAGGACGCTGGAATTGGCGGGTGTGTCCGTACCGGTAATCGGCCAGGGCACCTGGCGCATGGGTGAAGAACCGTCCCATCACAAGAAAGAAGTCGCAGCCCTGCGGTTGGGGATCGAACTGGGCATGACCTTGATCGACACGGCGGAGATGTATGCCGAAGGCGGTGCCGAGACCGTCGTTGGCGAAGCGATCACCGGCCTGCGCGACCAGGTGTTCCTGGTGAGCAAGGTCTATCCCCACAACGCCAGTCGCAAAGGCATTCCCCTGGCCTGCGAACGCAGCTTGCGCCGGCTCGACACCGATTACATCGACCTATATCTGTTGCACTGGCGCGGGCAGTACCCTTTGGCAGAAACCGTCGAAGCGTTCGAACGCCTGCGCGAAGAAGGCAAGATCGGTCGTTGGGGTGTGTCGAACCTTGACGTCGATGACCTCGAGGAGCTGGCCTCGCCGGCCTGCGCCACCAATCAAGTGCTGTACAACCTGCAGGAACGCGGCATCGAATTCGACCTGCTGCCCTGGTGCCAGCAACGGCGCATGCCGATCATGGCTTACTGCCCGGTCGGCCAGGGCGGGCACCTGCTCAAGGATCACACCCTGGCACAAATCGCCGAACGCCATCGGGCAACACCCGCGCAGATCGCATTGGCCTGGTTGCTGCGCCAAGACAATGTGATTGCCATACCCAAGGCTGTGAAACCTGAACATGTGCGCCTGAATGCCGAAGCGGCGAATCTCAGGCTCGAGCCTCAGGACCTGGCCGCCCTGGACCTGATATTTCCCCAGCCCCAGGGCAAGCAGCGGTTGGCGATGGTTTAA
- the ampC gene encoding class C beta-lactamase, producing the protein MPIARSILAGIFFLVCGTSVSFAQERIEDTVNAVIQPLMKQQDIAGMAVAITYNGQRHYFNYGVASKDTKKPVTDQTLFEIGSVSKTFTATLGAYAQAQGKLSLADPASRFAPELRGSAMEGTRLLDLATYTAGGLPLQFPDEADHPDRMFSYYKNWKPLYPAGTQRLYSNPSIGLFGYLAARSLGQPFDEVMERTLMPGLGLKHSYVRVPQDQMGRYAQGYAKDGKPVRVGTGALDSEAYGVKTSSTDLIRFVEANLRPEKLDADLKQAIATTHTGFYKVGGMNQGLGWEFYLAPFTLDDLLAGNTPQMALAPQKVESLDPPRPAPDGAWINKTGSTNGFGAYAAFVPGKDMGIVLLANRNYPIEERVKAAHRILMALDGQ; encoded by the coding sequence ATGCCAATTGCCAGATCGATACTCGCCGGGATTTTTTTCCTGGTCTGCGGGACGTCCGTAAGCTTTGCCCAGGAGCGCATTGAAGACACGGTCAATGCCGTCATCCAGCCCTTGATGAAACAACAGGACATCGCCGGCATGGCCGTGGCGATCACGTATAACGGTCAACGCCATTATTTCAACTACGGCGTGGCCTCCAAGGACACGAAAAAGCCGGTCACCGACCAGACCCTTTTCGAAATCGGCTCGGTCAGCAAGACCTTCACCGCCACCCTCGGCGCCTATGCCCAGGCCCAGGGCAAACTGTCCCTGGCGGATCCGGCCAGTCGCTTTGCGCCCGAACTGCGCGGCAGCGCCATGGAGGGCACCCGCCTGCTCGACCTTGCCACCTACACCGCCGGCGGCCTGCCCTTGCAGTTTCCCGACGAGGCGGATCATCCGGACCGGATGTTCAGTTACTACAAGAACTGGAAACCGCTCTACCCGGCCGGCACCCAGCGGCTCTATTCAAACCCGAGCATTGGCCTGTTCGGCTACCTGGCGGCCCGCAGCCTGGGACAGCCATTTGACGAGGTGATGGAGCGCACGCTGATGCCAGGGCTGGGCCTCAAGCACAGCTATGTGCGGGTGCCGCAGGATCAGATGGGGCGATACGCCCAAGGCTATGCAAAGGACGGCAAGCCCGTGCGAGTCGGCACCGGCGCACTGGATTCCGAAGCCTACGGGGTCAAGACCAGTTCAACGGACCTGATTCGTTTCGTCGAGGCCAACCTGCGACCTGAAAAACTGGACGCGGACCTGAAGCAAGCCATCGCCACGACGCATACGGGTTTCTACAAGGTTGGCGGAATGAATCAGGGGCTCGGCTGGGAGTTCTACCTCGCCCCGTTCACCTTGGACGACCTGCTCGCTGGCAACACACCGCAGATGGCCCTGGCCCCACAAAAAGTCGAATCTCTCGACCCGCCCCGCCCGGCGCCGGACGGCGCCTGGATCAACAAGACCGGCTCCACCAACGGTTTCGGCGCGTACGCAGCGTTCGTGCCCGGGAAGGACATGGGGATCGTCCTGCTTGCCAACAGGAACTACCCGATCGAGGAACGGGTGAAGGCGGCGCACCGGATCCTGATGGCGCTGGATGGCCAATAA
- a CDS encoding MgtC/SapB family protein, with amino-acid sequence MEAWWHEVWITLQAEFADITDAQQMTRVTVRLVMAALLGGILGFEREHKGKAAGVRTHMLVALGAALFVLVPQMSGSQADAMSRVIQGVVAGIGFLGAGTILKNHDGDEAHVKGLTTAAGLWMTAAIGVAAGLGREATALLSTVLALVIFSVMPVIVRALEKGDKPSA; translated from the coding sequence ATGGAAGCCTGGTGGCATGAAGTCTGGATAACCCTGCAGGCGGAATTCGCCGACATCACCGATGCCCAGCAGATGACCCGGGTTACGGTGCGGCTGGTCATGGCTGCGCTGTTGGGGGGCATCCTGGGTTTCGAGCGTGAACACAAGGGCAAGGCTGCCGGCGTGCGAACCCACATGCTCGTGGCACTGGGGGCGGCATTGTTCGTATTGGTGCCGCAGATGTCCGGGTCCCAGGCCGACGCCATGAGCCGGGTGATACAAGGGGTAGTCGCCGGCATCGGTTTTCTGGGTGCTGGCACCATCCTGAAAAACCACGACGGCGATGAAGCTCATGTCAAAGGCCTGACCACCGCCGCCGGCCTGTGGATGACCGCGGCCATTGGCGTCGCCGCCGGGCTGGGCCGGGAAGCGACTGCGTTACTCAGTACAGTGTTGGCCCTGGTGATCTTCAGTGTAATGCCGGTCATTGTTCGGGCGCTGGAGAAGGGCGACAAGCCATCAGCCTGA
- a CDS encoding DUF4174 domain-containing protein, with amino-acid sequence MLIRSLTFATLLAIAGPLFAADGDSPLVADAGRARALIVIAPSTVDPAWVSLKKALDEPAGKQGFSERNMVLYTVLNTIGQRDGKDLDPQSTMALIRSLKLGAGAQTKIILVGKDGEKKLEHSGAIELKDLFDTVDKLPAAEKEATPPAPPPAPEPAPAKDAKGTKPGKTTKPTAPPKPLDD; translated from the coding sequence ATGCTCATTCGGTCGTTGACCTTCGCTACCTTGCTGGCCATCGCCGGCCCCCTGTTCGCAGCCGATGGCGACTCACCCCTCGTGGCGGATGCAGGCAGGGCGCGCGCCCTGATCGTCATCGCGCCCAGTACAGTCGACCCGGCCTGGGTCAGCCTGAAAAAGGCCTTGGATGAACCGGCGGGCAAGCAGGGTTTTTCCGAGCGCAACATGGTGCTCTACACCGTGCTCAATACCATTGGGCAGCGCGATGGCAAGGACCTGGACCCGCAAAGCACCATGGCGCTGATCCGCTCCCTCAAGCTGGGCGCCGGGGCCCAGACCAAGATCATCCTGGTGGGCAAGGACGGGGAAAAGAAGCTTGAGCATTCCGGGGCGATCGAATTGAAAGACCTCTTCGACACCGTCGATAAACTCCCCGCCGCGGAAAAAGAAGCGACGCCCCCGGCGCCACCTCCCGCGCCGGAGCCCGCACCGGCCAAGGATGCGAAAGGCACCAAGCCTGGCAAGACAACCAAGCCGACAGCGCCGCCGAAGCCGCTGGATGACTGA
- the ccoG gene encoding cytochrome c oxidase accessory protein CcoG, which yields MSDRIPVQLIQTFEPAPTKIKARTTDNLIHTRSFTGLFRTLRISGAGVLFLLFFGTVWLNWGGRQAVLWDLSESKFHIFGATFWPQDFILLSALLIIAAFGLFAITVFAGRVWCGYTCPQSSWTWLFMWCEKITEGERNQRIKLQAAPWGLNKLLRRTAKHTLWLAISLLTGLTFVGYFTPIRPLAEELLTLQIGGVSLFWVLFFTAATYLNAGWLREAVCMHMCPYARFQSVMFDKDTLTISYDTARGEIRGPRKREVKPANIGLGDCIDCQMCVQVCPTGIDIRDGLQMECIGCAACIDACDSIMDKMGYARGLIKYTSEHQLQGGKTHLLRPRLIGYTAVLLVMIGALALALVQRPMVSLDVSKDRGLFRENSAGQIENIYSLKIINKTQQRQDYHLSLVDGDGFVLQGKTQLSLAPGEIVDVPVSVAMLSERPRSGSQEMTFKVADSDEPGIYSLAKSRFVAPMNR from the coding sequence ATGAGCGATAGAATCCCCGTCCAGTTGATACAGACGTTCGAACCTGCGCCAACGAAGATCAAGGCCAGGACCACCGACAACCTGATCCACACCCGCAGCTTCACCGGTTTGTTCCGCACCTTGCGCATCAGCGGTGCGGGGGTTCTGTTCCTGCTGTTCTTTGGCACGGTGTGGTTGAACTGGGGTGGCCGCCAGGCGGTGCTCTGGGACCTTTCCGAAAGCAAATTCCATATTTTTGGCGCGACCTTCTGGCCCCAGGATTTCATCCTGCTGTCGGCCCTGTTGATCATCGCCGCCTTCGGCCTGTTTGCGATCACCGTGTTTGCCGGTCGCGTGTGGTGCGGCTACACCTGCCCACAGAGCTCCTGGACATGGCTGTTCATGTGGTGCGAGAAAATCACCGAAGGCGAACGCAACCAGCGGATCAAGCTGCAAGCGGCCCCCTGGGGCCTGAACAAACTGTTGCGCCGCACAGCCAAGCACACCTTGTGGCTGGCCATCAGCCTGCTCACCGGCCTGACGTTCGTGGGCTACTTCACGCCGATCCGCCCCTTGGCCGAAGAGCTGCTGACCCTGCAGATCGGCGGCGTCAGCCTGTTCTGGGTACTGTTTTTCACCGCTGCCACCTACCTCAACGCCGGCTGGCTGCGGGAAGCGGTGTGCATGCACATGTGCCCCTATGCACGCTTTCAGAGCGTGATGTTCGACAAGGACACGTTGACCATCTCCTACGACACGGCCCGTGGCGAAATCCGCGGCCCGCGTAAACGCGAGGTGAAGCCGGCCAATATTGGCCTGGGGGACTGCATCGACTGCCAGATGTGCGTGCAGGTCTGCCCCACCGGCATCGATATCCGCGACGGCTTGCAGATGGAATGCATCGGCTGCGCGGCGTGCATCGACGCCTGCGACTCGATCATGGACAAGATGGGCTACGCCCGCGGGTTGATCAAATACACCTCGGAACATCAATTGCAGGGGGGCAAGACTCACCTGCTCAGACCTCGGCTGATCGGCTATACCGCCGTGCTCCTGGTGATGATCGGCGCGCTGGCCCTGGCCCTGGTGCAACGGCCCATGGTGTCGCTGGATGTCAGCAAGGACCGCGGCCTGTTCCGCGAAAACAGCGCAGGCCAGATCGAGAACATCTACAGCCTGAAAATCATCAACAAGACCCAGCAACGCCAGGACTATCACCTGTCCCTGGTGGATGGCGACGGCTTCGTCCTCCAGGGCAAGACCCAACTGAGCCTGGCGCCCGGGGAAATCGTCGATGTGCCGGTGTCGGTGGCGATGCTCAGCGAGCGGCCTCGCAGCGGCTCCCAGGAAATGACCTTCAAGGTGGCCGACAGCGATGAACCCGGCATCTACAGCCTGGCCAAGAGCCGTTTTGTCGCGCCGATGAATCGTTGA
- a CDS encoding SDR family oxidoreductase produces MDKVIVITGGGRGIGAATALLGAELGYRICINYQSDESAAQEVLEQVRAKGAQAIAVRADVSIEDEVIGLFNRVDAELGRVTALVNNAGTVAQKARLDEMSEFRILKIMKTNVLGPILCAKHAVLRMSPRHGGQGGSIVNVSSVAARLGSPNEYIDYAASKGALDTFTVGLSKEVAGEGIRVNAVRPGYIYTDFHALSGDPDRVSKLESAIPMARGGRPDEVAEAIIWLLSDKASYATGTFVDLGGGR; encoded by the coding sequence GTGGATAAAGTCATCGTCATCACCGGTGGCGGCCGCGGAATCGGGGCGGCCACGGCGCTGTTGGGTGCCGAGTTGGGCTATCGGATCTGCATCAACTACCAGTCCGATGAAAGCGCCGCGCAGGAGGTGCTCGAACAGGTCCGGGCCAAGGGCGCGCAGGCGATTGCCGTGCGCGCCGACGTGAGCATCGAGGACGAAGTGATCGGCCTGTTCAACCGGGTGGATGCCGAGCTGGGGCGTGTCACGGCGTTGGTGAATAATGCCGGGACGGTTGCCCAGAAAGCCCGGCTCGATGAAATGTCCGAATTCCGCATTCTCAAGATTATGAAGACTAACGTGCTGGGTCCGATTCTCTGCGCCAAGCACGCGGTGCTGCGCATGTCGCCCCGGCATGGCGGGCAGGGCGGCAGCATCGTCAACGTTTCGTCCGTGGCCGCTCGCCTGGGCTCCCCCAACGAGTACATCGACTACGCGGCCTCCAAGGGCGCCCTGGACACGTTCACCGTCGGCCTGTCCAAGGAAGTCGCCGGCGAAGGCATTCGCGTCAACGCGGTTCGCCCGGGTTACATCTACACCGACTTCCATGCCCTGAGCGGCGACCCGGATCGGGTCAGCAAACTGGAATCGGCGATTCCCATGGCCCGGGGCGGGCGTCCGGATGAAGTCGCCGAGGCGATTATCTGGCTGCTGTCGGACAAGGCTTCGTATGCGACCGGGACGTTTGTGGACCTGGGGGGCGGGCGCTGA
- a CDS encoding DUF3203 family protein → MTVRIDENQTCHFETPDGTEQRPASELTIITDPDKAMSVVELNGDRFYITEAEADALTVAGAVDGRKHLKASDSGSAI, encoded by the coding sequence ATGACTGTCCGTATCGATGAGAACCAGACCTGCCATTTCGAAACCCCCGACGGCACCGAACAGCGCCCCGCCAGCGAGCTGACCATCATCACCGACCCGGACAAGGCCATGTCAGTCGTGGAGCTCAATGGCGACCGGTTCTATATCACCGAGGCCGAGGCCGATGCGCTGACCGTGGCCGGCGCAGTCGACGGGCGCAAGCACCTGAAGGCCAGCGACAGCGGCTCGGCGATCTGA